AGAGAATCAGCCATAGATCCATCCTCCTCTCAACAATTGTATATAGTCATATGTTCAAGCCACTCTTCGATAGGAATGGACTATATAATCTTATAAACAGAACCCGGCAGCTGTACTGCCGCTTTTTTCATGATTAAAGATAACAGAACTGAATGTAAAAGTCCAAAATCCCATGACGTTTGCAGTAGTAAATCATCAAAATGATTTATCCCCTGCTGCAACATATCGTAAATGCGCTGCTCCTCATCTGTCAACTCACAAACTTCTGATATCTTCTCCGAGGTCACACGTGAGTAGGATAAAAAAGCCTGATATTCCTCCAAAATATCGTTCACATCCGTGACCATTTTCGCCCCTTGTTTTAGTAATTCCAATGTCCCCCGGCTCTTCGGCGAAGTGATCGGACCCGGCACCGCAAATACGTCCCGATCTTCCTCCAATGCAGCATCTGCTGTAATAAGCGATCCGCTGCGGGCATCCGCTTCAACAACAACTGTACCACGGGAAATCCCAGCAATTATACGGTTACGTTGCGGAAACATTCCCGGATGTCCCTTCATGCCGATCGGGTATTCCGAAATGATCAATCCAGACTCAGCGATTCTACGGTACAAGGAGTTATGCTCAGGCGGGTAAGCGATATCGATCGCTGTCCCCAATACAGCTATGGTTCTTCCACCGCAGTTAAGGGCGGCTTCATGGCATACTCCGTCAATACCACGCGCCATACCACTGACAACTGTGATCCCTCTATCACATAATCCTTTTGTTAACCCTGCGGCTACTTTTCGTCCATAAGCCGTTGGAATCCGCGTGCCAACAATCGCTACAGATAGAGCGGATAGCAGCTTCATATCCCCAATGGTGTACAGAACCCAGGGTGGCCGAACCGTTTCCTTCATTAATAGTGGGTATTTTTCATGATAAATGGTTACCGGTCTAATCCGTTTACGCGCCATGCGCTCTAGTCTTTCTTCTATCCAATTCAAGGTGAACTGCTGGGTCATCCACAGTGCTAATTCCGCCTCGAGTCCTCTCTCCATCCAATCAGATGCGCTAAACTGATAAGCTTGTACCCAACCGGCATCTCTCTTAACGATTTCCTCAATCCGCCTCCATCCGAGACCATTCACTTCATGCAATGCGATCAATACTTCATTTTTATCCACCATTTAATCCTCCCATTCATCCTCAATAAGTTTCGTGAACGACAAAAAAAGCAACCCCCTGCCGTTCGGCCTAGAAGGTTGCTTACCTTAATCTACCTAAAATATACCAATTTGGACTTACTTAGAGTATTATAGCAAATCGGATAAGGGAACACCAGAAGGCCCGGCTGAATCCAAGATTCGATGCCGAGCCTCTCCCCGATTTACTTCGTGGTCAAGAGCGATCTTTTTGAACTACCTCTTAAAATAAACGTTCAAAAAAGATCGGTTTTCAGCACCGAGAAGGTAGGATGAAGCTAGGGTCTGAGGAGCACAGCGTACGTAGTGGGTACGTGAGCACCAGAAGGCCCGGCTGAATTCAAGATTCGATGCCGAGCCTCTCCCTGGTTTTACTTCGTGATCAAAAGCGATATTTTTGAACTACCTCTCTTAATGCGTCGTGCACATGCCTAATAATCCGCGCTCTTCAAGCAC
The window above is part of the Paenibacillus lutimineralis genome. Proteins encoded here:
- the dprA gene encoding DNA-processing protein DprA, translated to MVDKNEVLIALHEVNGLGWRRIEEIVKRDAGWVQAYQFSASDWMERGLEAELALWMTQQFTLNWIEERLERMARKRIRPVTIYHEKYPLLMKETVRPPWVLYTIGDMKLLSALSVAIVGTRIPTAYGRKVAAGLTKGLCDRGITVVSGMARGIDGVCHEAALNCGGRTIAVLGTAIDIAYPPEHNSLYRRIAESGLIISEYPIGMKGHPGMFPQRNRIIAGISRGTVVVEADARSGSLITADAALEEDRDVFAVPGPITSPKSRGTLELLKQGAKMVTDVNDILEEYQAFLSYSRVTSEKISEVCELTDEEQRIYDMLQQGINHFDDLLLQTSWDFGLLHSVLLSLIMKKAAVQLPGSVYKII